Within Acidimicrobiia bacterium, the genomic segment CGTCGAACCTTCCAGGTCCGTGAACAGGAACGTGACCGTCCCCGTCGGCAGCTCGGGACTCATGATCGGGGCTCTTCCGGTGTGGCACAATCGTGGCCATGACCACCGAGTCGCTCCGCAACGTGAAGGACCATCTGTCCGAGTTCGTCGACCGGGTCGAGAAGCATCACGAGCGTGTCGTTGTCACGAGGAACGGCCGGCCGGCGGCGGTGCTGATCTCGCCCGACGACCTCGAATCCCTCGAGGAGACCCTCGCGTGGCTGTCGGACCCCGAGCTGCGACGAAGGTTCGAGGAGGGAACGGCGGATCTTGCCGGCGGCCGTATCGTGACGGGTGAGGATCTCGCCCGGCGTTACCCGCGGCGTTGACGCGCTCCACGCTCGAGGTTGCCGCATCGGCGGAGCGATCATTGGCTCGACTTCCCGACAAGGTGGCGGCTGCCGTCGTCGAGTTCATGCTGGGTCCGTTGCTCGACGCTCCCAGACGGGTGGGCGCGCCGCTCCGGGACGAGCTCGCCGGGGCCTATTCCGCGCGCGTCGGCGCATACCGCATCCTCTACGAAGTGATCGACGGTCGGCAGGTTGTGCGCGTCATCGCGCTCGGTCACCGGGCCGACGTCTACCGCCCGCGCTGACGAGTCCTCGAGGCCTGCCATCCGCCGTTCCACCTCCTCGATCACCGCATTCTGGCCGAATCCGGCACTTCGCGTTGGGCCGTCTACCCTCCCAGCCATGTCCGAACGATCACGAGACCTTCCTCGTCGCACGTGCCTCTCCGTGCCGGGCTCCAGCGAGAAGATGCTCGGCAAGGCCCCGAGCCTCGGTGCCGACATGGTGTTCCTCGACCTCGAGGACTCCGTCGCACCGCTCGAGAAGGAAGCCGCCCGCGACAACGTCGTGAAGGCGATCAACTCCCTCGACTGGGGCGACGCCGTGCTCTGCGTGCGGGTGAACGCCTGGGACTCGAAGTGGACCTATCGCGACGTGGTCCATGTGGTGGAGAACGCGTCGGAGCGCCTCGACGAGCTGATGCTGCCCAAGGTGCAGTCGGCGAGCGAGGTGGTGGCGCTCGACCTGCTGCTCACGCAGATCGAGCAGGTCACCGGCCGTGCCGGCCGCGTGGGGATCGAGGCGCAGATCGAGACGGCGCGGGGCCTCATCAACGTCGAGGAGATCTGCGCGGCGTCACCGCGTATGGAGACGATCGTGTTCGGGCCGGCCGACTTTGCCGCGTCCACCGAGATGCCGGTGCTCACCGGTGGCGTGCAGATCCCCGAGTACCCCGGCGACCACTTCCATTACGTGTTCGCCAAGATCCTCATGGCCGGCCGCGCCAACGGGCTCCAGGTGATCG encodes:
- a CDS encoding CoA ester lyase, translated to MSERSRDLPRRTCLSVPGSSEKMLGKAPSLGADMVFLDLEDSVAPLEKEAARDNVVKAINSLDWGDAVLCVRVNAWDSKWTYRDVVHVVENASERLDELMLPKVQSASEVVALDLLLTQIEQVTGRAGRVGIEAQIETARGLINVEEICAASPRMETIVFGPADFAASTEMPVLTGGVQIPEYPGDHFHYVFAKILMAGRANGLQVIDGPFLKIRELDALREYAMRTRILGYDGKWALHPDQVTVINEVFTPTQEQFDRAFDILEAYEHATEGERRGAVMFGDEMIDEASRKMALKFVTRGERAGMSRS
- a CDS encoding type II toxin-antitoxin system RelE/ParE family toxin; translated protein: MTRSTLEVAASAERSLARLPDKVAAAVVEFMLGPLLDAPRRVGAPLRDELAGAYSARVGAYRILYEVIDGRQVVRVIALGHRADVYRPR
- a CDS encoding type II toxin-antitoxin system Phd/YefM family antitoxin, which produces MTTESLRNVKDHLSEFVDRVEKHHERVVVTRNGRPAAVLISPDDLESLEETLAWLSDPELRRRFEEGTADLAGGRIVTGEDLARRYPRR